From a single Deltaproteobacteria bacterium genomic region:
- a CDS encoding DUF4258 domain-containing protein — translation MAERKLPDDPVAFIHECLRDGRILWTYHVNMRLGQRFIARETIITAAGSYEIVEAYPEDKYFPSYLLLGRLNEEAFHALFGADVDGQNVRVVTAYYPSPEEWEEDLKTRRRHP, via the coding sequence ATGGCTGAACGAAAGCTGCCTGATGATCCGGTCGCATTTATCCATGAGTGTCTTCGTGATGGTCGGATTCTCTGGACGTACCATGTCAACATGCGTCTGGGACAGCGCTTTATTGCGCGTGAGACGATTATTACCGCTGCTGGGAGCTACGAGATTGTCGAGGCGTACCCGGAGGACAAATACTTTCCGAGCTATCTGCTCTTGGGGAGACTGAACGAGGAGGCGTTCCATGCCCTATTCGGGGCTGACGTGGACGGACAGAACGTGCGAGTCGTCACAGCTTATTACCCGAGCCCGGAAGAATGGGAAGAGGATCTCAAAACCCGAAGGAGGCACCCATGA
- a CDS encoding YgiT-type zinc finger protein encodes MRCTVCGARMSPVVTDLPFKLAEERIVILKQLPVLQCEACHEYLVEDAVMGRIDTMLARTDSTAELEVLRYAA; translated from the coding sequence ATGAGATGCACGGTTTGCGGGGCTCGCATGAGCCCAGTAGTTACTGACTTACCGTTCAAACTCGCAGAGGAACGCATTGTCATCTTGAAGCAACTGCCGGTTTTGCAATGCGAGGCATGCCATGAATATCTGGTTGAAGATGCGGTCATGGGGCGGATTGACACGATGCTAGCGCGCACTGATAGCACGGCAGAACTGGAGGTGCTGCGGTATGCGGCGTGA
- a CDS encoding type II toxin-antitoxin system RelE/ParE family toxin, giving the protein MIKTFKCADTEALFNRQRIARFVNLEAVARRKLEQLNQAGHINDLRVPPGNRLEALKGDRAGQYSIRVNDQFRICFCWTGMDAEDVEIVDYH; this is encoded by the coding sequence ATGATCAAGACGTTCAAGTGCGCTGACACCGAAGCGTTGTTCAACCGCCAGCGCATAGCGCGTTTCGTCAATCTGGAAGCGGTGGCACGACGGAAATTGGAACAATTGAATCAAGCGGGCCACATCAACGACCTACGTGTCCCACCGGGTAACCGACTGGAAGCCCTGAAAGGTGACCGTGCTGGACAGTACAGTATCCGCGTGAACGATCAGTTCCGAATCTGCTTCTGCTGGACAGGCATGGACGCGGAAGACGTTGAGATCGTAGACTATCACTAA
- a CDS encoding HigA family addiction module antidote protein — MRKKLLPPIHPGEILLEEFLKPLGISQYRLAKEIGVPAQRIGDIVAGKRGITADTDLRLCRFFGLSEGYWLRGQARFDTETAKDALAAELAKIKPWASGDAQAMA, encoded by the coding sequence ATGCGCAAAAAACTTCTACCTCCGATTCACCCCGGTGAAATTCTCCTAGAGGAATTCCTCAAGCCGCTGGGCATCTCGCAATACCGACTGGCAAAGGAAATCGGGGTACCCGCTCAACGCATCGGGGATATCGTAGCGGGCAAACGCGGCATTACCGCCGATACTGATCTACGCCTGTGCCGGTTCTTCGGCCTGTCTGAGGGCTACTGGCTGCGCGGACAGGCGCGGTTCGATACCGAAACGGCCAAGGATGCACTGGCCGCCGAGTTGGCGAAGATCAAGCCGTGGGCAAGTGGTGACGCTCAGGCAATGGCCTAA
- a CDS encoding type II toxin-antitoxin system prevent-host-death family antitoxin — MNAITVNEARNNLDRLIKQVSADAEPTIICGDQGQKAVLLSLDEFNSWQETLYLLSNPANANHLRQSIAEAKAGKTAERELIEP; from the coding sequence ATGAATGCAATAACAGTGAATGAGGCAAGGAACAATTTGGACCGCTTGATTAAGCAAGTCTCGGCGGATGCCGAGCCGACCATTATTTGTGGGGATCAAGGCCAGAAAGCTGTGCTCCTCTCCCTGGACGAATTCAACTCCTGGCAAGAAACGCTGTATCTCCTCTCCAATCCTGCCAATGCCAACCATTTGCGCCAGTCGATTGCCGAAGCAAAGGCCGGGAAAACTGCGGAGCGGGAGTTAATCGAGCCGTGA
- a CDS encoding Txe/YoeB family addiction module toxin yields the protein MNLTFTESAWQDYLWFQEHNRQVLKRLNDLIRDAQRSPFRGIGKPEPLKGELSGYWSRRITEEHRLVYQASATALTIISCRYHYEK from the coding sequence GTGAACTTGACGTTTACCGAGTCGGCCTGGCAAGACTATCTGTGGTTCCAGGAGCATAACCGACAAGTGCTGAAACGACTCAATGATCTCATCCGCGATGCCCAGAGGAGTCCGTTTCGTGGGATCGGGAAGCCGGAGCCGTTAAAGGGAGAGCTGTCAGGGTATTGGTCAAGGCGTATCACAGAGGAGCATCGCTTGGTGTATCAGGCGTCAGCAACAGCCCTGACGATCATTTCTTGTCGCTATCATTACGAGAAGTAG
- a CDS encoding pyridoxamine 5'-phosphate oxidase family protein, whose amino-acid sequence MQVFNQHMKQVVNQVRLGFVATVCPDGTPNVSPKGTLCVLDDEHLIFADIRSPGTVANLRANQNIEVNVVDPFSRKGYRFKGLAVVHEQGPVFEEFIAFFAKRKLPDAPRRIKSIVVIGVVSAQPLISPAYDEGAIEEEVVAQWKQYYFGRDPSAV is encoded by the coding sequence ATGCAAGTGTTCAATCAGCACATGAAGCAGGTGGTCAATCAGGTGCGCTTAGGGTTCGTGGCCACGGTGTGCCCGGACGGTACACCGAATGTCTCACCGAAGGGCACTCTCTGCGTTTTGGATGATGAGCATCTTATCTTTGCCGACATTCGCTCTCCCGGCACAGTAGCCAATCTACGAGCTAATCAAAACATTGAAGTCAACGTCGTCGATCCTTTCAGTCGTAAGGGGTACCGATTCAAAGGCCTCGCGGTCGTACATGAGCAGGGACCGGTCTTCGAGGAATTTATCGCGTTCTTCGCCAAGCGCAAGCTTCCGGACGCGCCGCGCCGCATCAAGTCTATCGTCGTCATCGGTGTGGTATCCGCGCAGCCGCTCATATCGCCAGCGTATGATGAAGGAGCAATCGAAGAGGAGGTTGTGGCGCAGTGGAAGCAGTATTACTTTGGTCGCGATCCATCGGCGGTCTAA
- a CDS encoding VOC family protein, giving the protein MNNTGSKPAYISHVLYRTRQMDAMVRWYEAVLQAKVSYRNDMVAFLSFDDEHHRLALAQTEAAVERPPAQAGHVCFGFADFGGLVQTYERLKQEEGILPERPVNHGMTTSLYYRDPDGNGVELAVDNFPTKAEGMAVISGKDMEYLGRPPFGFAFDPDDLVRLYHTGASHGELARIGMPKDVVLSAGASG; this is encoded by the coding sequence ATGAATAATACAGGAAGCAAACCCGCTTACATTTCCCATGTCCTCTACCGCACCCGGCAAATGGACGCCATGGTGCGTTGGTATGAGGCCGTTCTGCAAGCCAAGGTGTCCTATCGCAATGACATGGTTGCCTTTCTGTCCTTCGATGACGAACACCACCGGTTGGCGTTGGCTCAGACCGAGGCCGCAGTTGAGCGACCCCCTGCCCAAGCCGGGCATGTCTGTTTCGGGTTCGCGGACTTCGGGGGATTGGTGCAAACCTACGAGCGTCTGAAACAAGAGGAAGGCATTCTTCCCGAACGGCCCGTGAATCATGGGATGACCACCTCGCTCTATTATCGCGATCCGGACGGGAATGGGGTGGAATTGGCTGTGGATAATTTCCCGACGAAAGCGGAAGGCATGGCGGTCATCAGTGGCAAAGATATGGAATACTTGGGGCGGCCGCCGTTCGGTTTTGCGTTCGATCCGGATGATCTCGTGCGGCTCTACCACACTGGCGCATCCCATGGAGAACTCGCCCGTATTGGTATGCCGAAGGATGTGGTGCTCTCGGCCGGCGCTTCCGGCTGA